The Ancylobacter sp. WKF20 genome contains a region encoding:
- a CDS encoding branched-chain amino acid ABC transporter substrate-binding protein gives MKKLLFAGIALGAMAALAVPASAQVKVGVGGPITGPNATFGAQLKNGAEQWAADVNAAGGLLGQKVEIVVGDDASKPEQGVSVANKFIADGVKFVIGHFNSGVSIPASEQYAEAGVIAISPASTNPKLTERGLTNVFRTCGRDDQQGAVAAAYILQNLKGKKIAIVHDKTPYGKGLADETKKALNAGGVTEVVYEGINPGEKDYSALVSKLKAANVDILYYGGLHTEAGLLVRQLRDQGQNTVLFSGDGITDKEFWTIAGPGAAGTLMTFGPDPRKSPAAVKVVEEFKKKNIDPEGYVLYSYAAGQVIQQAVEATKSLDTKKVAEYIHSGAAFNTVLGKLTFDKKGDRTNLDYVVYVWKDGGYTEL, from the coding sequence ATGAAGAAGCTTCTGTTTGCGGGCATTGCGCTCGGCGCCATGGCGGCGCTGGCCGTGCCGGCCTCGGCGCAGGTAAAGGTCGGCGTCGGCGGTCCGATCACCGGCCCGAACGCCACCTTCGGCGCCCAGCTCAAGAACGGCGCCGAGCAGTGGGCGGCGGACGTCAACGCCGCCGGCGGTCTCCTCGGCCAGAAGGTCGAGATCGTGGTGGGCGACGACGCCTCCAAGCCCGAGCAGGGCGTCTCGGTGGCCAACAAGTTCATCGCCGACGGCGTGAAGTTCGTGATCGGCCACTTCAACTCGGGCGTGTCGATCCCGGCCTCCGAGCAGTATGCCGAAGCCGGCGTGATCGCCATCTCCCCGGCCTCGACTAACCCGAAGCTGACCGAGCGCGGCCTCACCAACGTGTTCCGCACCTGCGGTCGTGACGACCAGCAGGGCGCCGTTGCCGCCGCCTACATCCTTCAGAACCTGAAGGGCAAGAAGATCGCCATCGTCCACGACAAGACCCCCTACGGTAAGGGTCTGGCCGACGAGACCAAGAAGGCGCTCAACGCCGGTGGCGTGACCGAAGTCGTCTATGAAGGCATCAACCCGGGCGAGAAGGACTATTCCGCTCTCGTTTCCAAGCTGAAGGCCGCGAACGTCGACATTCTCTACTACGGCGGTCTGCACACCGAAGCCGGCCTGCTGGTGCGCCAGCTGCGCGACCAGGGCCAGAACACCGTCCTGTTCTCCGGCGACGGCATCACCGACAAGGAGTTCTGGACCATCGCCGGTCCGGGCGCCGCTGGCACCCTCATGACCTTCGGCCCGGATCCGCGCAAGAGCCCGGCCGCCGTCAAGGTCGTCGAGGAGTTCAAGAAGAAGAACATCGACCCCGAGGGTTATGTTCTCTACTCCTACGCCGCTGGCCAGGTGATCCAGCAGGCCGTCGAAGCGACCAAGTCGCTCGATACCAAGAAGGTCGCCGAGTACATCCACTCGGGCGCGGCTTTCAACACGGTGCTCGGCAAGCTGACCTTCGACAAGAAGGGTGACCGCACCAACCTCGACTACGTCGTCTATGTCTGGAAGGACGGCGGCTACACCGAGCTCTGA
- the livM gene encoding high-affinity branched-chain amino acid ABC transporter permease LivM has protein sequence MAVQLADTAPAPAQTSVMAHALKDAFITGLIATGLFGPLIGFQTIVIDGALGLAYRPMTLAVMVGIIFVGRLILNLTIWSPNRPPRTKTGPTVFDRMGTTVGPAVKPALLGLAIFFPFIAAASMGGLSESRYLIDLGILILTYVMLGWGLNIVVGLAGLLDLGYVAFYAVGAYTYALLATSAPINDFFAGLFGETFWASWAFWICLPMAGLFAGVWGMILGFPVLRLRGDYLAIVTLAFGEIIRLVLINWVDFTGGGAGIASIPRATFFGIPFTAGEDGFAARFGLEFSPMHRIIFLYFVILALALLTAFVTVRLRKLPVGRAWEALREDEIACRSLGINTTNVKLSAFATGAMFGGFAGCFFAVRAGFVSPESFTFDISAMILAIVVLGGMGSQIGVAVAAAVMMGGMEMLRNLGFLTQIFGNEFDPSLYRMLLFGFAMVTIMVWKPRGLVSTRDPTIFLKERKAVSGDLVKEGHG, from the coding sequence ATGGCAGTCCAGCTTGCCGACACCGCGCCCGCCCCGGCGCAGACGTCCGTGATGGCTCACGCCCTCAAGGATGCCTTCATCACCGGCCTCATCGCCACCGGCCTCTTCGGTCCCCTGATCGGCTTCCAGACGATCGTCATCGATGGGGCGCTCGGTCTCGCATACCGGCCAATGACGCTGGCCGTCATGGTCGGCATCATCTTCGTCGGCCGCCTGATCCTCAATCTGACGATCTGGTCGCCCAACCGCCCGCCCCGGACCAAGACCGGCCCGACCGTGTTCGACCGCATGGGCACGACCGTCGGACCGGCGGTCAAGCCAGCGCTGCTCGGGCTGGCGATCTTCTTCCCGTTCATCGCCGCCGCCTCCATGGGCGGCCTGAGCGAGAGCCGCTATCTCATCGACCTCGGCATCCTCATCCTCACCTATGTGATGCTGGGCTGGGGCCTGAACATCGTGGTGGGCCTCGCCGGCCTGCTCGACCTCGGTTACGTCGCCTTTTACGCGGTGGGTGCCTATACCTACGCGCTGCTGGCGACCTCGGCGCCGATCAATGATTTCTTCGCCGGTCTGTTCGGCGAGACCTTCTGGGCGAGCTGGGCCTTCTGGATCTGCCTGCCCATGGCGGGCCTGTTTGCCGGCGTCTGGGGCATGATCCTCGGCTTTCCGGTTCTGCGCCTGCGCGGCGACTACCTCGCCATCGTTACGCTGGCCTTCGGCGAGATCATCCGCCTCGTGCTCATCAACTGGGTGGACTTCACCGGCGGCGGCGCAGGCATCGCCTCGATCCCGCGGGCGACCTTCTTCGGCATTCCCTTCACCGCGGGCGAGGATGGGTTCGCGGCGCGCTTCGGGCTCGAATTCAGCCCGATGCACCGCATCATCTTCCTCTATTTCGTCATTCTCGCCCTCGCTCTGCTCACCGCCTTCGTGACGGTGCGGCTGCGCAAGCTGCCGGTCGGGCGGGCGTGGGAAGCGCTGCGCGAGGATGAGATCGCCTGTCGTTCGCTCGGCATCAACACCACCAATGTGAAGCTCTCGGCCTTCGCCACCGGCGCCATGTTCGGCGGCTTTGCCGGCTGCTTCTTCGCGGTGCGTGCCGGCTTCGTCTCCCCGGAGAGCTTTACCTTCGACATCTCGGCGATGATCCTCGCCATTGTGGTGCTCGGCGGCATGGGCTCGCAGATCGGCGTCGCGGTGGCGGCGGCGGTGATGATGGGCGGCATGGAGATGCTGCGCAATCTTGGCTTCCTCACCCAGATCTTCGGCAACGAGTTCGACCCGAGCCTCTACCGCATGCTGCTGTTCGGCTTCGCCATGGTCACGATCATGGTCTGGAAGCCCCGCGGCCTCGTCTCCACCCGCGATCCCACCATCTTCCTGAAGGAGCGCAAGGCGGTGTCCGGCGATCTCGTCAAGGAGGGGCACGGCTGA
- a CDS encoding P1 family peptidase, translating to MRNLITDVPGLRVGNATDLALASGVTAVIFDEPTVASVDVRGGGPGTRETDLLAPDETVGAIHALALSGGSAFGLDAGAGVMAALAERGIGFAVGSALVPIVPGAVLFDLLNGGDKNWGRFPPYRDLGYAAANAAGLDFPLGTVGAGTGATTVDLKGGLGSASMIAASGHRVGALVAVNACGATNFPNAPHFWAAPFERDGEFGGHGFPSPLPPLPARPRLKGLPEGAEAGIANTTIAVVATDAVLTKAQCKRLAVMAHDGYAHAIWPVHTPLDGDTIFAAATGRTPLADPVFDLALIGAAVVQTVARACARAVYEATALPQAGTIPTWQERWR from the coding sequence ATGCGCAACCTGATCACCGACGTTCCCGGCCTACGCGTCGGCAACGCCACCGACCTCGCCCTCGCCTCGGGCGTCACCGCCGTCATCTTCGACGAACCGACCGTCGCCTCGGTCGATGTACGCGGCGGCGGGCCCGGCACGCGCGAGACCGATCTTCTGGCACCGGACGAGACCGTGGGCGCCATCCACGCCCTTGCCCTTTCGGGCGGCTCCGCCTTCGGGCTCGACGCCGGCGCCGGGGTGATGGCGGCGCTGGCCGAGCGCGGCATCGGCTTTGCCGTCGGCAGTGCCCTGGTACCCATCGTGCCCGGCGCCGTGCTGTTCGATCTTCTGAATGGCGGCGACAAGAACTGGGGCCGCTTTCCGCCCTATCGCGATCTCGGCTACGCCGCCGCCAATGCCGCCGGGCTCGATTTCCCGCTCGGCACGGTCGGCGCGGGCACCGGCGCCACGACGGTCGATCTGAAGGGCGGGCTGGGTTCGGCCTCGATGATCGCGGCAAGCGGCCACAGGGTCGGCGCGCTGGTGGCGGTGAATGCCTGCGGGGCGACCAATTTCCCCAATGCCCCGCATTTCTGGGCCGCGCCCTTCGAGCGGGACGGTGAGTTCGGTGGCCACGGCTTTCCCAGCCCCCTGCCCCCCCTCCCCGCGCGGCCGCGCCTGAAGGGCCTGCCGGAGGGCGCGGAGGCCGGCATCGCCAACACGACGATCGCCGTGGTGGCGACGGATGCGGTGCTCACCAAGGCTCAGTGCAAGCGTCTCGCCGTGATGGCGCATGATGGCTACGCCCATGCCATCTGGCCCGTGCACACCCCGCTCGACGGCGACACCATCTTCGCCGCCGCCACCGGCCGCACGCCGCTGGCCGATCCGGTGTTCGATCTCGCGCTCATCGGCGCGGCGGTGGTCCAGACGGTCGCCCGCGCCTGCGCCCGGGCCGTCTATGAGGCCACCGCGTTGCCGCAAGCCGGCACGATCCCCACATGGCAGGAACGGTGGCGCTAG
- a CDS encoding ABC transporter ATP-binding protein → MLAVRGVKTFYGNIMALKGVDVDVHKGEIVTLIGSNGAGKSTLMMTIFGQPRAREGQIVYEGRDITKMPTHEIAQLKIAQSPEGRRIFPRMTVFENLQMGASVDGFAHFEQDLEKVFVLFPRLKERINQRGGTLSGGEQQMLAIGRALMSRPRLLMLDEPSLGLAPLIVKQIFDAIRELNRTEGLTVFLVEQNAFHALKLAHRGYVLVNGLVTMSGPGRELLERPEVRAAYLEGGKH, encoded by the coding sequence ATGCTGGCCGTGCGCGGCGTAAAGACCTTCTACGGGAACATCATGGCGCTGAAGGGCGTCGATGTGGACGTCCACAAGGGCGAGATCGTCACCCTGATCGGCTCCAACGGCGCCGGCAAGTCGACGCTGATGATGACCATCTTCGGCCAGCCGCGCGCCCGTGAGGGGCAGATCGTCTATGAAGGCCGCGACATCACCAAGATGCCGACCCACGAGATCGCGCAGCTCAAGATCGCGCAATCGCCGGAAGGCCGCCGCATCTTTCCGCGCATGACCGTGTTCGAAAACCTGCAGATGGGTGCCTCGGTCGACGGCTTCGCCCATTTCGAGCAGGATCTCGAGAAGGTCTTCGTGCTATTCCCGCGCCTCAAGGAGCGCATCAACCAGCGTGGCGGCACGCTGTCGGGCGGCGAGCAGCAGATGCTCGCCATCGGCCGCGCCCTGATGAGCCGCCCGCGCCTCTTGATGCTGGACGAGCCCTCGCTCGGCCTCGCGCCGCTGATCGTCAAGCAGATCTTCGACGCGATCCGCGAACTGAACCGCACCGAAGGTCTCACCGTGTTCTTGGTCGAGCAGAACGCGTTCCATGCGCTGAAGCTCGCCCATCGCGGCTATGTGCTGGTGAACGGCCTCGTCACCATGTCCGGCCCTGGCCGTGAACTGCTGGAGCGCCCCGAGGTACGGGCGGCCTATCTCGAAGGTGGGAAGCACTGA
- a CDS encoding SH3 domain-containing protein yields MHFAKSLMVAAGLLMAGTVAASARPAVATTDLNIRSGPGTRYAVIGSLPAGTQVNTGGCAGSWCRVGGGFVSASYLAFGGRAPARVVVQPNYYANDVALGVGAFALGAAVGSAWGGPGYGPYWGPGPGYWGGPRYYGYGPRYYGPRRGYWGGGPGWRGRGPVYYRGGVSGWRGGGADWRGRGRGPVFR; encoded by the coding sequence ATGCATTTCGCAAAATCTCTGATGGTTGCCGCCGGCCTGCTGATGGCCGGCACGGTTGCTGCGTCGGCCCGACCGGCCGTGGCGACGACCGATCTGAATATCCGCAGCGGCCCCGGCACGCGTTACGCGGTGATCGGTTCGCTGCCGGCCGGCACGCAGGTCAATACCGGCGGCTGCGCCGGGAGCTGGTGCCGTGTCGGCGGCGGCTTCGTCAGCGCGAGCTATCTCGCCTTTGGCGGCCGCGCACCTGCCCGCGTGGTCGTGCAGCCCAATTACTACGCCAATGATGTCGCTCTCGGCGTCGGCGCCTTCGCGCTCGGCGCGGCGGTCGGCTCCGCCTGGGGCGGTCCAGGCTATGGTCCCTATTGGGGGCCAGGGCCCGGCTATTGGGGCGGGCCGCGTTATTATGGCTATGGCCCGCGCTATTACGGCCCGCGCCGCGGCTATTGGGGCGGTGGCCCCGGCTGGCGCGGTCGAGGCCCGGTCTATTACCGTGGTGGCGTTTCCGGCTGGCGCGGTGGTGGGGCGGACTGGCGCGGACGTGGGCGCGGTCCGGTCTTCCGCTAG
- a CDS encoding ABC transporter ATP-binding protein — MAPLDTGIPVWEADTILSVEHLFMRFGGLVAVNDLSFKVGRGQITALIGPNGAGKTTVFNCITGFYKPSEGRLVLGHRRTPTPEEVAKVTLIGERSLVGTDSAVFLLERMPDYRVSGEAKVARTFQNIRLFTGMTVLENLMVAQHNALMVASGYSLKGLFGLPGWNSAQRAATEKAKYWLDKVGLTERADDPAGDLPYGAQRRLEIARAMCSEPILLCLDEPAAGLNPRESLELNNLLRSIRAEHGTSILLIEHDMSVVMEISDHVVVLDYGTKISDGTPDAVKNDPRVIAAYLGVDEDAVEEVEAEIGIDAGGHSTGANS, encoded by the coding sequence ATGGCACCCCTCGACACCGGCATTCCCGTCTGGGAAGCCGATACCATCCTCTCCGTCGAACACCTGTTCATGCGCTTTGGCGGCCTTGTGGCCGTCAACGACCTCAGCTTCAAGGTCGGCCGCGGCCAGATCACCGCGCTGATCGGCCCGAACGGCGCCGGCAAGACCACGGTGTTCAACTGCATCACCGGCTTCTACAAGCCGAGCGAGGGCCGGCTCGTGCTCGGCCATCGTCGGACGCCGACGCCGGAGGAAGTCGCCAAGGTCACGCTGATCGGCGAACGCTCGCTGGTCGGCACCGATTCCGCCGTCTTCCTGCTGGAGCGGATGCCCGACTACCGGGTCTCCGGCGAGGCGAAGGTGGCGCGCACCTTCCAGAACATCCGCCTGTTCACCGGCATGACCGTGCTGGAGAATTTGATGGTGGCCCAGCACAACGCGCTGATGGTCGCCTCCGGCTATTCGCTGAAGGGGCTGTTCGGCCTGCCCGGCTGGAACAGCGCGCAGCGCGCCGCCACCGAGAAGGCCAAGTACTGGCTCGACAAGGTGGGCCTCACCGAGCGGGCGGACGACCCGGCGGGCGACCTGCCCTATGGCGCCCAGCGCCGGCTGGAGATCGCCCGCGCCATGTGCTCGGAGCCGATCCTTCTGTGCCTCGACGAGCCGGCGGCGGGCCTCAACCCGCGCGAGAGCCTTGAACTCAACAATCTGCTGCGCTCCATCCGCGCCGAACATGGCACCTCGATCCTGCTGATCGAGCACGACATGAGCGTCGTCATGGAGATCTCCGACCACGTGGTCGTGCTCGACTACGGCACCAAGATCTCGGACGGCACGCCCGACGCGGTGAAGAACGATCCGCGCGTCATCGCCGCCTATCTCGGCGTCGACGAGGACGCGGTGGAGGAGGTCGAGGCCGAAATCGGCATCGACGCCGGCGGCCATTCCACGGGAGCCAACTCGTGA
- the purB gene encoding adenylosuccinate lyase — protein sequence MIPRYTRPEMAAIWEPQTRFRIWFEIEAHATDALAELGVVPKEAAAKIWEMAKEATFDVERIDEIEAVTKHDVIAFLTHLAEIVGPEARFVHQGMTSSDVLDTCLSVQLVRAADILIKDVDRLLAALEARAFEHKLTPTIGRSHGIHAEPTTFGLKLAQAHAEFQRNRARLVAAREEVATCAISGAVGTFAQIDPRVEEYVAAKLGLKVEPVSTQVIPRDRHAAYFAALGVVASSMERVAIEIRHLQRTEVLEAEEFFSAGQKGSSAMPHKRNPVLTENVTGLARLVRGMVTPALENVALWHERDISHSSVERGIGPDATVTLDFALNRLAGVIEKLVVYPENMQRNLDRLGGLVHSQRVLLALTQKGASREDAYRLVQRNAMPVWRGEGDFQTLLTNDEEVRQYLTPEEIAEKFDLGYHLKHVDTIFTRVFGRA from the coding sequence GTGATCCCGCGCTATACCCGCCCCGAAATGGCTGCCATCTGGGAGCCGCAGACCCGCTTCCGCATCTGGTTCGAGATCGAGGCGCACGCGACCGATGCGCTGGCTGAGCTCGGCGTGGTGCCGAAGGAGGCCGCGGCGAAGATCTGGGAGATGGCGAAGGAAGCCACCTTCGACGTCGAGCGCATCGACGAGATCGAGGCGGTCACCAAGCATGACGTCATCGCCTTCCTCACCCATCTCGCCGAGATCGTCGGGCCGGAGGCGCGCTTCGTCCATCAGGGCATGACCTCGTCGGACGTGCTGGACACCTGCCTCTCGGTGCAGCTGGTGCGCGCCGCCGACATTCTCATCAAGGATGTCGACCGACTTCTCGCGGCGCTGGAGGCCCGCGCCTTCGAACACAAGCTCACCCCGACCATCGGCCGCTCGCACGGCATCCACGCCGAGCCGACCACCTTCGGGCTGAAGCTCGCCCAGGCCCATGCCGAATTCCAGCGCAACCGCGCCCGCCTGGTCGCGGCGCGCGAGGAAGTCGCCACCTGCGCCATTTCCGGCGCGGTGGGCACCTTCGCGCAGATCGACCCGCGCGTGGAAGAGTATGTCGCTGCCAAGCTGGGCCTGAAGGTCGAGCCGGTGTCGACGCAGGTCATACCCCGCGACCGCCACGCCGCCTATTTCGCCGCGCTCGGGGTCGTCGCCTCCTCAATGGAGCGCGTCGCCATCGAGATCCGCCATCTGCAGCGCACCGAGGTGCTGGAGGCCGAGGAGTTCTTCTCGGCAGGCCAGAAGGGCTCCTCGGCCATGCCGCACAAGCGCAACCCGGTGCTGACCGAGAACGTCACCGGCCTTGCCCGCCTCGTGCGCGGCATGGTCACGCCGGCGCTGGAGAATGTCGCCCTCTGGCATGAGCGCGACATCTCGCACTCCTCGGTCGAGCGCGGCATCGGCCCCGACGCGACGGTGACGCTCGATTTCGCACTGAACCGCCTTGCCGGCGTCATCGAAAAGCTCGTGGTCTATCCGGAGAACATGCAGCGCAATCTCGACCGCCTCGGCGGTCTTGTGCATTCCCAGCGCGTGCTGCTGGCGCTGACGCAGAAGGGCGCGAGCCGCGAGGACGCCTATCGCCTCGTGCAGCGCAACGCCATGCCGGTCTGGCGCGGCGAGGGCGACTTCCAGACGCTGCTCACGAATGATGAGGAAGTGCGCCAGTACCTGACGCCGGAGGAGATCGCCGAGAAGTTCGACCTCGGCTACCACCTCAAGCATGTCGATACGATCTTCACCCGGGTGTTCGGCCGCGCCTGA
- a CDS encoding branched-chain amino acid ABC transporter permease LivH (LivHMGF is the membrane component of the LIV-I/LS branched-chain amino acid transporter) encodes MEVFIQQLINGLTLGSIYGLIAIGYTMVFGIIGMVNFAHGDVFMVSTFIALVCFLLLTTVLGITSIFLALAIVLVVAMFFTSLTNWAIERVAYRPLRGSFRLAPMISAIGMSIFLANFVQVSQGPRNKPVPPMVTDVIVLMDSGNYQVTLAWKQVIIMAVTALLLMGFWYLVQKTSLGRAQRAVEQDRKMAALLGINVDHTISLTFVIGAALAAVAGVMYMMYYGVAHFADGFVPGVKAFTAAVLGGIGSLPGAVLGGLLIGLIEVFWSAYFSIEYKDVAAFSILAITLIFMPQGLLGRPEVEKV; translated from the coding sequence ATGGAAGTCTTCATTCAGCAGCTCATCAACGGGCTGACGCTGGGCTCGATCTATGGGCTCATCGCCATTGGCTACACGATGGTCTTTGGCATCATCGGCATGGTGAACTTCGCCCATGGCGACGTGTTCATGGTGTCCACCTTCATCGCCCTGGTCTGCTTCCTGCTGCTCACCACGGTGCTCGGCATCACCTCGATCTTCCTGGCGCTGGCCATCGTGCTGGTGGTGGCGATGTTCTTCACATCACTGACCAACTGGGCGATCGAGCGCGTGGCCTACCGGCCCTTGCGCGGCTCGTTCCGCCTCGCGCCGATGATCTCGGCCATCGGCATGTCGATCTTCCTCGCCAATTTCGTCCAGGTCTCTCAGGGCCCGCGCAACAAGCCGGTGCCGCCGATGGTGACCGACGTGATCGTGCTGATGGACTCCGGCAACTACCAGGTCACGCTGGCGTGGAAGCAGGTCATCATCATGGCGGTGACCGCGCTGCTGCTGATGGGCTTCTGGTACCTCGTGCAGAAGACCTCGCTCGGCCGCGCCCAGCGCGCCGTGGAGCAGGACCGCAAGATGGCGGCGCTGCTCGGCATCAATGTCGACCACACCATCTCGCTGACCTTCGTCATCGGCGCCGCGCTCGCCGCCGTCGCGGGCGTCATGTACATGATGTATTATGGTGTCGCGCACTTTGCCGACGGCTTCGTGCCGGGCGTGAAGGCCTTCACCGCCGCGGTTCTGGGCGGCATCGGCTCGCTGCCCGGCGCCGTGCTGGGCGGGCTGCTGATCGGCCTGATCGAGGTGTTCTGGTCGGCCTATTTCTCCATCGAGTACAAGGACGTCGCCGCCTTCTCGATCCTTGCCATCACCCTCATCTTCATGCCGCAGGGCCTGCTCGGCCGGCCGGAAGTCGAGAAGGTCTGA
- a CDS encoding DUF6867 family protein encodes MTPSSVIEVSRGDFLLVTVFLGGGAAWFTGRSIARTWRVYRQAVVYALLLGCVVRFFHFALFQGTLLSLHYFLTDTAFLVALATLGFRSERASQMATRYGWIYRQSGPFGWLEGASREASGERS; translated from the coding sequence ATCACGCCATCCTCGGTCATCGAGGTGTCGCGCGGCGATTTCCTGCTCGTCACCGTGTTCCTCGGCGGCGGTGCGGCCTGGTTCACCGGCCGCTCCATCGCCCGCACCTGGCGGGTGTACCGCCAGGCGGTGGTCTACGCGCTCCTGCTCGGCTGCGTGGTGCGCTTCTTCCACTTCGCGCTGTTCCAGGGGACGCTCCTGTCCCTGCACTATTTCCTGACGGATACGGCCTTCCTGGTGGCGCTCGCCACCCTCGGCTTCCGCTCCGAGCGGGCAAGCCAGATGGCGACGCGCTATGGCTGGATCTACCGTCAGTCGGGGCCGTTTGGCTGGCTCGAGGGCGCCTCCCGCGAGGCGTCCGGCGAGCGGAGCTGA
- the rpe gene encoding ribulose-phosphate 3-epimerase produces MTHRPLIIAPSILASDFARFGEELKAVDAAGADWIHIDIMDGHFVPNISFGPDVVKALRPLSAKPFDVHLMIAPADPYLEAFAKAGADHISVHAEAGPHLHRSLQAIRALGKKAGVAINPATPASAIEHVLDIIDLVIVMTVNPGFGGQAFIAPVMDKVRQIKAMIADRPIDIEIDGGVTPETAAACIAAGANALVAGSATFKGGAAAYAGNIAAIREAAERARGTLV; encoded by the coding sequence ATGACCCACCGCCCGCTCATCATCGCCCCGTCCATTCTCGCCAGTGACTTCGCGCGCTTTGGGGAGGAACTCAAGGCGGTGGACGCCGCCGGCGCGGACTGGATCCATATCGACATCATGGACGGGCATTTCGTGCCCAACATCTCCTTCGGGCCAGACGTGGTGAAGGCGCTGCGCCCGCTCTCGGCCAAGCCCTTCGACGTGCATCTGATGATCGCACCGGCCGATCCGTATCTCGAAGCCTTCGCCAAGGCGGGCGCGGACCACATCTCGGTCCATGCGGAAGCTGGCCCGCATCTCCACCGCTCGCTGCAGGCCATCCGCGCCCTCGGCAAGAAGGCCGGCGTCGCCATCAACCCGGCGACCCCAGCCAGCGCCATCGAGCATGTGCTCGATATCATCGACCTCGTCATCGTGATGACGGTGAATCCCGGCTTCGGCGGGCAGGCCTTCATCGCCCCGGTGATGGACAAGGTGCGCCAGATCAAGGCGATGATCGCTGATCGGCCGATCGACATCGAGATCGATGGCGGCGTGACGCCCGAGACCGCCGCCGCCTGCATCGCCGCCGGCGCCAATGCGCTGGTCGCCGGCTCCGCCACCTTCAAGGGCGGCGCGGCCGCCTATGCCGGCAACATCGCCGCGATCCGCGAAGCGGCGGAACGGGCGCGGGGCACGCTCGTCTGA
- a CDS encoding cytochrome c biogenesis protein CcdA, which translates to MADVTLPAAFAAGIASFVSPCVLPLVPPYLCYLAGTSLDQITHKAPTDAAARRTLGAALLFVAGFSTVFVALGAGASVAGGYLRMYSQELSIVAGVAILLMGLHFLGVLRFGWLTRTRRVHVDAPSTLAGAYVMGLAFAFGWTPCIGPVLAAILAVAASEQTLTRGAGLLAVYSAGLGVPFLLVAAMARPALGLLVHARRYLPMVEKVMGGLLVLTGIGFLSGWMATMSFWLLETFPALSRFG; encoded by the coding sequence ATGGCCGACGTCACCCTCCCGGCGGCCTTTGCCGCGGGCATTGCCAGCTTCGTGTCGCCCTGCGTGCTGCCTCTGGTACCGCCCTATCTGTGCTATCTCGCCGGCACCAGCCTCGACCAGATCACCCACAAGGCGCCGACCGACGCCGCCGCGCGCCGCACGCTCGGTGCGGCGCTTCTATTCGTGGCGGGTTTCTCGACTGTCTTCGTGGCGCTGGGCGCGGGCGCTTCGGTGGCCGGCGGCTATCTGCGCATGTATTCGCAGGAGCTCAGCATTGTAGCCGGCGTCGCCATCCTGCTGATGGGGCTGCACTTCCTCGGCGTGCTGCGCTTCGGCTGGCTGACGCGCACGCGCCGCGTGCATGTCGATGCGCCTTCCACACTCGCCGGCGCCTATGTGATGGGCCTCGCCTTCGCCTTTGGCTGGACGCCCTGCATCGGGCCGGTGCTTGCGGCGATCCTCGCCGTGGCGGCGAGCGAGCAGACGCTGACGCGCGGGGCGGGGCTACTGGCCGTCTATTCCGCTGGCCTCGGCGTGCCCTTTCTGCTGGTCGCCGCTATGGCGCGCCCGGCGCTCGGCCTGCTCGTTCATGCCCGGCGCTATCTGCCTATGGTCGAGAAGGTGATGGGGGGCCTTCTGGTGCTCACCGGCATCGGCTTCCTCTCCGGCTGGATGGCGACGATGAGCTTCTGGCTGCTGGAGACGTTTCCGGCGCTCTCCCGCTTCGGCTGA